A genomic segment from Longimicrobium sp. encodes:
- a CDS encoding acyl-CoA dehydrogenase family protein, with translation MPDGPTAGDGLRMGLGAAQEADRTAFAEWVSREVAPFAGAWDREARTPASVVERMAQAGFLAAAVPPEFGGTGMDAVTFGLLNEELGRGCSSVRSLVTVHSMACHALGRWGSRAQKERWLPRMARGEVIGAFGLSEPGVGSDASAVQTTAEVDGDGYVLRGRKKWTTYGQLADVLLTFAQADGKPVALLLDLRSPGVSVQPLAVTGTRASMVAEIVLDGVRVPREDRVAGPGFGLGVAISALELGRYSVACGCVGIVRACLEAAASYAARRVQFGVPIGEHQLVQAMLADMATEYRAARLLCLRAGWLRDQGDPDAGREAFHAKYFASRAATRAALNAVQVHGANGCTGEYPVERYLRDSRVMEIIEGSTQIQQVTLGRWEMERAAPPA, from the coding sequence GTGCCGGACGGCCCCACGGCCGGGGACGGGCTGCGGATGGGCCTGGGCGCGGCCCAGGAGGCGGACCGCACGGCCTTCGCCGAGTGGGTGAGCCGCGAGGTGGCCCCGTTCGCCGGCGCGTGGGACCGCGAGGCGCGCACCCCTGCGTCGGTGGTGGAGCGCATGGCGCAGGCCGGGTTCCTGGCCGCCGCCGTGCCGCCGGAGTTCGGCGGCACGGGGATGGACGCCGTCACCTTCGGCCTGCTGAACGAGGAGCTGGGGCGCGGCTGCTCGTCGGTCCGCTCGCTGGTGACCGTGCACTCGATGGCGTGCCACGCCCTGGGCCGCTGGGGAAGCCGCGCCCAGAAGGAGCGCTGGCTCCCGCGGATGGCGCGCGGCGAGGTGATCGGCGCCTTCGGACTGAGCGAGCCAGGGGTGGGCAGCGACGCCTCCGCCGTCCAGACGACGGCCGAGGTGGACGGCGACGGGTACGTGCTGCGGGGGCGGAAGAAGTGGACCACGTACGGCCAGCTCGCCGACGTGCTGCTGACCTTCGCCCAGGCGGACGGAAAGCCGGTCGCCTTGCTGCTGGACCTCCGCTCACCCGGCGTTTCCGTGCAGCCGCTGGCCGTCACCGGCACGCGGGCCTCGATGGTGGCCGAGATCGTCCTCGACGGCGTCCGCGTGCCCCGCGAAGACCGCGTCGCCGGGCCCGGGTTCGGACTGGGCGTGGCGATCTCGGCGCTGGAGCTGGGGCGCTACAGCGTGGCCTGCGGATGCGTGGGCATCGTCCGGGCGTGCCTGGAGGCGGCGGCCAGCTACGCAGCGCGGCGCGTGCAGTTCGGGGTGCCCATCGGCGAGCACCAGCTGGTGCAGGCCATGCTCGCCGACATGGCGACCGAGTACCGGGCCGCGCGCCTGCTCTGCCTGCGCGCCGGCTGGCTGCGCGACCAGGGCGACCCCGACGCCGGGCGCGAGGCGTTCCACGCCAAGTACTTCGCCTCGCGGGCCGCCACCCGGGCGGCGCTGAACGCGGTGCAGGTGCACGGCGCCAACGGCTGCACCGGGGAATACCCCGTGGAACGCTACCTTCGCGACTCGCGCGTGATGGAAATCATCGAGGGGAGCACCCAGATCCAGCAGGTCACGCTGGGCCGCTGGGAGATGGAGCGGGCGGCTCCCCCCGCCTGA
- a CDS encoding ATP-dependent Clp protease adaptor ClpS — MPGQPMEPDPEGREDVALQERTTTQPPRMYRVLVHNDDYTTMEFVIEVLVRWFDKAEPEAMRVMLQVHHLGAGAAGTYTRDEAETRIAEVTAEARGRGFPLLLTMEPE; from the coding sequence ATGCCGGGGCAGCCGATGGAGCCGGACCCCGAGGGGCGCGAAGACGTCGCCCTGCAGGAGCGCACCACGACGCAGCCGCCGCGAATGTACCGCGTGCTGGTTCACAACGACGACTACACCACGATGGAGTTCGTCATCGAGGTGCTGGTGCGCTGGTTCGACAAGGCCGAGCCCGAGGCCATGCGCGTGATGCTGCAGGTGCACCACCTGGGCGCGGGGGCGGCGGGCACCTACACGCGCGACGAAGCCGAGACGCGCATCGCCGAAGTCACGGCCGAGGCCCGCGGGCGCGGCTTTCCGCTGCTGCTTACGATGGAACCGGAGTAG
- a CDS encoding 4'-phosphopantetheinyl transferase family protein: MVEHAWAPAPPTGPALAADEVHVWRASLRPPDAVLRRLEAHLSAEERTRADRFRFPELRQAFVAGRGIQREILSRYTGVPPAGLAYRLSPYQKPALDGPAAASGVSFNVSNAGDLALYALTLRREIGVDLERLKPMPDGIDIARRFFSTPENESFATVPEGERDLAFFQCWTRKEAYIKAVGEGLSMPLDRFDVSFLPGHPARLLATRGDPGEAGRWTMRELHPGPGYVGALVVQGAGWRPLLLDFDLSAPDQNRSE, encoded by the coding sequence TTGGTTGAGCATGCCTGGGCGCCGGCGCCCCCCACGGGCCCGGCGCTCGCGGCCGACGAGGTGCACGTGTGGCGCGCCTCGCTGCGACCGCCCGACGCGGTGCTGCGCAGGCTGGAGGCGCACCTTTCGGCCGAGGAGCGGACCCGGGCGGACCGCTTTCGCTTTCCCGAGCTGCGCCAGGCGTTCGTGGCCGGCCGAGGGATCCAGCGGGAGATCCTGTCGCGATACACCGGCGTGCCGCCGGCCGGGCTCGCCTACCGCCTCAGCCCGTACCAGAAACCCGCGCTGGACGGGCCGGCTGCCGCGTCCGGGGTGTCGTTCAACGTGTCGAACGCGGGAGACCTTGCGCTGTACGCGCTGACGCTGCGGCGGGAGATCGGGGTAGACCTGGAGCGGCTGAAGCCGATGCCCGACGGCATCGACATCGCCCGGCGCTTCTTTTCCACGCCCGAGAACGAGTCGTTCGCCACGGTGCCCGAGGGGGAGCGCGACCTTGCGTTCTTCCAGTGCTGGACGCGCAAGGAGGCGTACATCAAGGCCGTCGGCGAGGGGCTTTCAATGCCGCTGGACCGCTTCGACGTCTCGTTCCTTCCCGGGCATCCGGCCCGGCTGCTGGCCACCCGCGGCGATCCCGGCGAGGCGGGCCGCTGGACGATGCGGGAGCTTCACCCGGGCCCCGGCTACGTGGGCGCGCTGGTGGTGCAGGGAGCCGGATGGCGCCCGCTGCTCCTGGACTTCGACCTCTCTGCCCCTGATCAGAACCGGAGCGAGTAG
- a CDS encoding glutaminyl-peptide cyclotransferase, which produces MRTTFFALALLMMNAASCGNDATDDGAEQPPPAPAAVLAVEQVRSYPHDSTAFTQGLVWRDGTLYESTGRYGQSSLREVALETGAVVKKTPLAPQYFAEGIAAVGDSIYQLTWREGVMFIYDRRTLQPAGQVQYSGEGWGLTTDGTSLVISDGSSYLTFLDAKTLNPQRTVAVTDGGTPVHDLNELEWVKGEVWANVWHTTRIARIDPQTGRVKGWLELGPIVPARTDPEAVLNGIAYDPQSNRLLVTGKLWPALFEIRIPSLGVGGA; this is translated from the coding sequence ATGAGGACCACCTTTTTTGCGCTGGCGCTGCTGATGATGAACGCGGCATCCTGCGGCAACGACGCCACCGACGACGGTGCCGAGCAGCCGCCGCCGGCGCCCGCTGCCGTGCTGGCGGTGGAGCAGGTGCGCAGCTATCCGCACGACTCCACGGCGTTCACGCAGGGGCTGGTGTGGCGCGACGGCACGCTCTACGAGAGCACCGGGCGCTACGGCCAGTCGTCGCTTCGCGAAGTGGCGCTGGAAACCGGCGCGGTGGTGAAGAAGACGCCGCTCGCGCCGCAGTACTTCGCCGAGGGGATCGCGGCGGTCGGCGACAGCATCTACCAGCTCACCTGGCGCGAGGGGGTGATGTTCATCTACGACCGCCGCACCCTTCAGCCGGCGGGGCAGGTGCAGTACAGCGGCGAGGGATGGGGGCTGACGACCGACGGAACGTCGCTGGTGATCAGCGACGGGTCCAGCTACCTGACGTTCCTGGACGCGAAGACGCTCAACCCCCAGCGCACGGTGGCGGTAACGGACGGCGGTACGCCCGTGCACGACCTGAACGAGCTGGAATGGGTGAAGGGCGAGGTGTGGGCCAACGTGTGGCACACCACGCGGATCGCGCGCATCGATCCGCAGACGGGGCGCGTGAAGGGATGGCTGGAGCTCGGGCCCATCGTTCCCGCGCGCACGGACCCGGAAGCCGTGCTCAACGGCATCGCCTACGATCCGCAGTCCAACCGGCTGCTGGTGACGGGAAAGCTGTGGCCCGCGCTCTTCGAGATCCGCATCCCGTCCCTGGGCGTCGGCGGGGCCTGA
- a CDS encoding tetratricopeptide repeat protein, translating into MKTSRNKAAALRVPRRWRTPPPLTRGAESLEGMEILREVGGEVGVLLWQAYRNVMFWSTTDEGERGHLFSPRAGERRREELDEARVPAELTGALDAVAAMLASPDGTGGSEVADACTAIARWAEEEGHMNTALAYTQAASVAAPRNARLALAVGQLARRRAELARAETWFRHTIMVARQIGDWEAYSRAYIALGNMFVARGNFPGAHRMHIKALRAARRKGMPQIQGMALHDLFVIADETGRDEQAEEYARQAFRAYGPTHPSLPSLAHDVAYFWMQRGHFQRAMEVFHALEAHLSTPRERLVLISNLARAAAGVANRDLFRRAWTQVYRLSKESELQTVVPNALLELAFGAASLSEWDRAEQAGQESFEMAQKFGQGKTRFRAEALLDSIRTGRAAQERVTVGRASPKGDALATDFVRSLGGTPAGAGV; encoded by the coding sequence ATGAAGACTTCCAGAAATAAGGCGGCCGCACTTCGCGTCCCCCGCCGGTGGCGCACGCCGCCGCCGCTGACCCGCGGCGCGGAGTCGCTGGAGGGGATGGAAATCCTCCGCGAAGTCGGTGGCGAGGTGGGCGTGCTGCTGTGGCAGGCGTACCGCAACGTGATGTTCTGGTCCACCACCGACGAGGGCGAGCGCGGGCACCTGTTCTCGCCGCGCGCCGGCGAGCGGCGGCGGGAGGAGTTGGACGAGGCGCGGGTTCCGGCGGAGCTCACGGGCGCGCTCGACGCCGTCGCGGCCATGCTGGCGTCGCCCGACGGTACCGGCGGCAGCGAAGTCGCCGACGCGTGCACCGCCATCGCGCGCTGGGCCGAGGAAGAGGGCCACATGAACACGGCCCTGGCGTACACGCAGGCGGCCTCGGTGGCGGCGCCGCGCAACGCGCGCCTGGCCCTGGCGGTGGGGCAGCTCGCCCGCCGCCGCGCCGAGCTGGCGCGCGCCGAGACCTGGTTCCGCCACACCATCATGGTGGCGCGCCAGATCGGCGACTGGGAAGCGTACTCGCGCGCGTACATCGCGTTGGGCAACATGTTCGTCGCGCGCGGCAACTTCCCGGGCGCGCACCGCATGCACATCAAAGCGCTGCGGGCGGCGCGCCGCAAGGGCATGCCCCAGATCCAGGGCATGGCGCTTCACGACCTGTTCGTCATCGCGGACGAGACGGGGCGCGACGAACAGGCGGAGGAGTACGCTCGCCAGGCGTTTCGGGCGTACGGGCCGACACACCCGTCCCTTCCTTCTCTCGCCCACGACGTCGCGTACTTCTGGATGCAGCGGGGGCACTTCCAGCGGGCGATGGAGGTCTTCCACGCCTTGGAAGCGCACCTGAGCACGCCCCGTGAGCGCTTGGTGCTCATCTCCAACCTCGCACGGGCGGCCGCTGGGGTCGCCAATCGAGACCTGTTCCGAAGGGCCTGGACGCAGGTGTATCGCCTCTCGAAAGAGTCGGAACTGCAGACGGTGGTTCCCAACGCCCTTCTGGAACTCGCTTTTGGCGCGGCGAGCCTCAGCGAGTGGGACCGTGCCGAACAGGCTGGCCAGGAGTCGTTCGAGATGGCGCAAAAATTTGGGCAGGGCAAGACCCGCTTCCGCGCAGAAGCGTTACTCGATTCGATTCGGACGGGCCGGGCCGCCCAGGAGCGTGTCACGGTCGGGCGAGCTTCGCCGAAGGGGGATGCGCTCGCGACGGACTTCGTACGCAGCTTGGGCGGGACGCCGGCGGGCGCGGGCGTCTGA
- a CDS encoding thioesterase II family protein — translation MSRAGSMKRWTLVPSPNPAARVRLFCFPYAGGGASIFNTWPRGLPAEVEVVGVQPPGREARIGETPIGNLHELADAIHRELTPLLDRPFVLFGHSNGGLMAFEVARRLRRAGGPMPELLVASGRPAPQVTDDEPPIHALPYDEFIAALRRYNGTPEEILANAEIMELLEPVLRADFSLGETYRYDPEPPLDVPITAFGGERDDEVPRDHVEAWREQTTGAFHVQMFPGDHFFLNSDRDQVLAALSRELRPVVARLG, via the coding sequence ATGAGCAGAGCCGGATCGATGAAGCGATGGACCCTCGTCCCCAGTCCCAACCCGGCCGCCCGCGTGCGGCTGTTCTGCTTCCCCTACGCGGGCGGCGGCGCGAGCATCTTCAACACCTGGCCGCGTGGCCTCCCCGCGGAGGTGGAGGTCGTGGGGGTACAGCCGCCGGGCCGCGAGGCGCGCATCGGGGAAACGCCGATCGGCAACCTTCACGAGTTGGCGGATGCGATTCACCGCGAGCTCACGCCGCTGCTGGACCGGCCCTTCGTCCTGTTCGGCCACAGCAACGGCGGGCTGATGGCGTTCGAGGTGGCGCGGCGGCTTCGCCGCGCGGGCGGGCCCATGCCCGAGCTGCTGGTGGCGTCCGGGCGTCCCGCACCGCAGGTGACGGACGACGAGCCGCCCATCCACGCGCTGCCGTACGACGAGTTCATCGCCGCCCTGCGCCGCTACAACGGCACCCCCGAGGAGATCCTGGCGAACGCCGAGATCATGGAGCTGCTGGAGCCGGTGCTCCGCGCCGACTTTTCCCTGGGCGAAACCTACCGGTACGATCCCGAGCCGCCCCTGGACGTGCCGATCACGGCGTTCGGCGGCGAGCGGGACGACGAGGTGCCGCGTGACCATGTAGAAGCCTGGCGGGAGCAGACGACGGGGGCGTTCCACGTGCAGATGTTCCCCGGCGACCACTTCTTCCTGAACAGCGATCGCGACCAGGTGCTCGCGGCCCTTTCGCGCGAACTGCGGCCCGTCGTGGCTCGCCTTGGTTGA
- a CDS encoding AAA family ATPase translates to MSQPALRPELEMSLHLAVMDAARRGHAYAGLEHLLMALLHDDDTAEAVRRAGADVERLRARLERFLSEQIQTGAEPRDTSSPTLAFRRVVQEAVLQVYRSGRDEVAGAHVLVAMFDEDDSFAVHFLAEQGVDKLSLMRTASAGTAPDGNHTVPAGVDGDEAEPAREALARFATSLNRQAADGRLDPVIGRDKEITRAIHVLARRRKNNPLFVGDPGVGKTALAEGLALRIHRGEVPAPLRDAEIFALDVGALLAGTRYRGDFEERLKAVLRELESRPGAVLFIDEIHTLVGAGSTSGGAMDASNLLKPALAAGLRCMGSTTWDELRSHFEKDRALARRFQKVEVAEPSVDDTVLILEGLRPRYEEFHGVRYTPEAVRAAAELSARHLHDRRLPDKAIDLMDEAGADVRLAGLEPGPSPDQEGDARPEVGVEVVERILSAMANVPPRTVAGNDRERLRTLQAELQARVFGQDEAIGQLASAIKLARAGLRDPRKPVGSFLFTGPTGVGKTEVARSLAEVMGVELIRFDMSEYMERHTVSRLIGAPPGYVGFDQAGLLTEAVTRAPHSVVLLDEIEKAHPDVFNLLLQVMDYGKLTDNNGRQADFRNVVLIMTSNVGAEEISRRRPGFGAGPAGPGDDDRAFERTFPPEFRNRLDARIAFAPLSPVVMERIVDRLVRELAERLTDRRVTLQVSPAARAWLAEHGHDPLNGARPLGRLLQDRVASPLSEELLFGALENGGVAKVDAAGGELSIQYS, encoded by the coding sequence ATGTCACAGCCGGCGCTGCGCCCCGAACTGGAGATGAGCCTGCACCTGGCCGTGATGGACGCGGCCCGGCGCGGACATGCGTACGCGGGGCTGGAGCACCTGCTGATGGCGCTGCTTCACGACGACGACACCGCCGAAGCCGTCCGCCGCGCCGGCGCCGACGTCGAGCGGCTGCGCGCGCGGCTGGAACGCTTCCTGTCCGAGCAGATCCAGACCGGCGCCGAGCCGCGTGACACCAGCTCACCCACGCTGGCGTTCCGGCGCGTCGTCCAGGAAGCCGTGCTGCAGGTGTACCGCTCCGGACGCGACGAGGTGGCCGGGGCGCACGTCCTGGTGGCCATGTTCGACGAGGACGACAGCTTCGCCGTGCATTTCCTGGCGGAGCAGGGCGTCGACAAGCTGTCGCTGATGCGCACCGCGTCGGCCGGCACGGCGCCGGATGGAAACCACACCGTCCCCGCCGGAGTAGACGGTGACGAGGCGGAACCGGCGCGCGAGGCGCTGGCGAGATTCGCCACCTCGCTGAACCGCCAGGCTGCGGACGGGCGGCTGGACCCCGTCATCGGGCGCGACAAGGAGATCACCCGCGCCATCCACGTCCTGGCCCGCCGCCGCAAGAACAACCCGCTCTTCGTCGGCGACCCCGGGGTGGGGAAGACCGCGCTGGCCGAGGGGCTGGCGCTGCGCATCCACCGGGGCGAGGTGCCCGCGCCCCTGCGCGACGCCGAGATCTTTGCGCTGGACGTGGGCGCCCTGCTGGCCGGCACCCGCTACCGGGGCGACTTCGAGGAGCGGCTGAAGGCCGTGCTGCGCGAGCTGGAATCCCGCCCGGGCGCGGTGCTGTTCATCGACGAGATCCACACGCTCGTCGGCGCAGGCAGCACCAGCGGGGGCGCCATGGACGCCTCCAACCTGCTGAAGCCCGCGCTGGCCGCCGGGCTGCGCTGCATGGGCTCCACCACCTGGGACGAGCTGCGCTCGCACTTCGAAAAGGACCGCGCACTCGCCCGCCGCTTCCAGAAGGTGGAAGTCGCGGAGCCGTCGGTGGACGACACCGTTCTCATCCTCGAGGGGCTGCGGCCGCGCTACGAGGAGTTCCACGGCGTGCGCTACACCCCCGAGGCCGTCCGCGCCGCCGCGGAGCTCTCCGCCCGCCACCTTCACGACCGCCGGCTTCCCGACAAGGCCATCGACCTGATGGACGAGGCCGGGGCCGACGTGCGCCTGGCCGGCCTGGAGCCCGGTCCGTCCCCGGACCAGGAGGGTGATGCGCGGCCGGAAGTGGGCGTCGAGGTGGTGGAGCGCATCCTGTCGGCGATGGCCAACGTGCCGCCGCGCACCGTCGCCGGGAACGACCGGGAGCGTCTGCGCACGCTGCAGGCGGAGCTCCAGGCGCGCGTCTTCGGCCAGGACGAGGCGATCGGGCAGCTGGCCTCGGCCATCAAGCTGGCCCGCGCGGGCTTGCGGGACCCGCGCAAGCCGGTGGGCTCGTTCCTGTTCACCGGGCCCACCGGCGTGGGCAAGACCGAGGTGGCGCGCTCCCTGGCCGAGGTGATGGGGGTGGAGCTCATCCGCTTCGACATGAGCGAGTACATGGAGCGCCACACCGTGTCGCGGCTGATCGGGGCGCCGCCCGGGTACGTGGGCTTCGACCAGGCCGGGCTGCTGACCGAGGCCGTCACGCGCGCGCCGCACTCGGTGGTGCTGCTGGACGAGATCGAAAAGGCGCACCCCGACGTCTTCAACCTTCTGCTGCAGGTGATGGACTACGGCAAGCTGACCGACAACAACGGGCGGCAGGCAGACTTCCGCAACGTGGTGCTGATCATGACCAGCAACGTGGGCGCGGAGGAAATCTCCCGCCGCCGGCCGGGGTTCGGCGCCGGCCCCGCCGGCCCGGGCGACGACGACCGCGCCTTCGAGCGCACGTTCCCGCCGGAGTTCCGCAACCGCCTGGATGCGCGGATCGCGTTCGCGCCGCTCTCGCCGGTGGTGATGGAGCGGATCGTCGACCGCCTCGTGCGGGAGCTGGCGGAGCGCCTGACGGATCGGCGCGTTACGCTGCAGGTGTCACCCGCGGCGAGGGCCTGGCTGGCGGAGCACGGACACGATCCGCTCAACGGAGCCCGCCCGCTGGGCCGGCTGCTGCAGGACCGCGTAGCCAGCCCGCTTTCCGAGGAACTCCTGTTTGGCGCCCTGGAAAACGGCGGCGTCGCGAAGGTGGACGCAGCCGGGGGAGAGCTGTCCATCCAGTATTCCTGA
- a CDS encoding helix-turn-helix domain-containing protein: MRGYPCAFVATWDRLREAVVESPPTAILVVDPYSPSTPGSCRLSSDLRSLLLEFPSATVLAAMEVPPGRSGDLRTLGEWGVTDVICLDEDDTPEAVYRRLRSVEGRTLQALLQRTLPPMMSGRARMLMMTAAEVVSVGGKGRDLARRLHLSERTVLRWAERAGLPAPRRMLAWMRILLAAVLLDDPGRTVLSVAHACGYASDSSLRRAMQDFLGTGPSALRREGAFGRASRVFLGELSITRAARRDRYSLRF, encoded by the coding sequence GTGCGCGGGTACCCGTGCGCGTTCGTGGCCACGTGGGACCGGCTGCGCGAAGCGGTGGTCGAGTCTCCCCCCACGGCCATCCTGGTCGTCGACCCGTATTCCCCCTCCACGCCCGGCTCGTGCCGGCTCTCCAGCGACCTTCGCTCGCTCCTGCTGGAGTTTCCCTCGGCCACCGTGCTGGCGGCCATGGAAGTGCCCCCGGGCCGGTCGGGCGACCTGCGCACGCTGGGCGAGTGGGGCGTCACCGACGTCATCTGCCTGGACGAGGACGACACGCCCGAGGCGGTGTACCGCCGGCTCCGTTCGGTGGAGGGGCGCACCTTGCAGGCGCTCCTGCAGCGCACGCTTCCGCCGATGATGTCGGGGCGCGCGCGGATGCTGATGATGACGGCGGCGGAGGTGGTGTCGGTGGGGGGAAAGGGGCGCGACCTGGCCCGACGGCTTCACCTGTCGGAGCGCACGGTGCTGCGCTGGGCGGAGCGGGCGGGGCTTCCGGCGCCCCGGCGGATGCTGGCGTGGATGCGAATCCTGCTGGCGGCGGTGCTGCTGGACGATCCCGGCCGCACGGTGCTCAGCGTGGCGCACGCCTGCGGCTACGCGTCGGACAGCAGCTTGCGCCGCGCCATGCAGGATTTCCTGGGCACCGGGCCCTCGGCGCTGCGGAGGGAGGGGGCGTTCGGGCGTGCGTCGCGGGTGTTCCTGGGCGAGCTGTCCATCACCCGGGCGGCGCGGCGCGACCGCTACTCGCTCCGGTTCTGA
- a CDS encoding acyl carrier protein gives MTDDKQALRDFVGRFMRGRELRDDEDIFATGYVNSMFAMQLVQFVEQAFGVTVEGEDMEIDNFRSIDALAGFVQRKRTAGAA, from the coding sequence ATGACAGACGACAAGCAGGCCCTTCGCGATTTCGTCGGGCGCTTCATGCGCGGGCGGGAGCTGCGCGACGACGAGGACATCTTCGCCACCGGGTACGTGAACTCGATGTTCGCGATGCAGCTGGTGCAGTTCGTGGAGCAGGCCTTCGGGGTGACGGTGGAGGGGGAGGACATGGAGATCGACAACTTCCGCTCCATCGACGCCCTGGCCGGCTTCGTCCAGCGCAAGCGGACGGCCGGGGCCGCCTGA
- a CDS encoding M61 family metallopeptidase, whose amino-acid sequence MRFNIAARAARASGLAALGLLIAGTAAAQPRVEYEIRYPNRVHHEAEVTATFHGVPAGRPLQVRMSRTSPGRYALHEFAKNVYAVRAADGSGRALSITRPDPHQWDVAGHDGTVRVTYTLFGDRVDGTYTAFDATHAHMNMPATFVWALGMESAPVRVRFDRPEGWRVATQLVPTPDSSVFTAPHLQYFMDSPTEVGPFDLRSWTVAGPGGRTYTIRLAVHHLGTPAELDRYAEKAEKVVAEQIATWGEPAPYDFGTYTFIADYLPWADGDGMEHRNSTILTSSNSIARAEMGLLGTLSHEYFHSWNVERVRPASLEPFSFTEANMSGELWFAEGFTSYFDDLFIRRAGIVNDSVYAISAGGMANAVVNAPGRRYFSPVEMSMQAPFVDAAVSIDPHNRGNTFLSYYTWGSGIALGLDLSLRSRFRNVTLDDYMRAVWREFGRPQTEALAPARPYTMADLRRVLGEVTGDRAFADDFFARYVEGREAVDYAALLGRAGFLLRKTQPGRPWLGAQLEDVQGGGVRIAGYPAANGSLYAAGFTAGDVIRTVDGQAVADAAALRSVLERKRAGDVIQAGYETRGGTRQATITLTENPALEAVPYEVAGMRVTPEMRAFRQSWLGSGARQ is encoded by the coding sequence ATGCGTTTCAACATCGCGGCCCGCGCCGCGCGGGCTTCCGGGCTCGCCGCGCTGGGCCTGCTGATCGCCGGCACGGCGGCCGCGCAGCCGCGCGTGGAATACGAGATCCGCTATCCCAACCGCGTGCACCACGAGGCCGAGGTGACCGCCACCTTCCACGGCGTACCGGCCGGGCGCCCGCTGCAGGTGCGCATGAGCCGCACGTCGCCGGGACGGTACGCGCTTCACGAGTTCGCCAAGAACGTCTACGCCGTGCGCGCCGCAGACGGGTCCGGCCGAGCGCTGTCCATCACCCGGCCGGACCCGCACCAGTGGGACGTGGCCGGGCACGACGGGACGGTGCGGGTGACGTACACGCTGTTCGGCGACCGCGTGGACGGCACCTACACGGCCTTCGACGCCACGCACGCCCACATGAACATGCCGGCCACCTTCGTGTGGGCGCTGGGGATGGAGAGCGCACCGGTCCGCGTGCGCTTCGACCGGCCGGAAGGGTGGCGCGTGGCCACGCAGCTGGTGCCCACGCCGGACAGCAGCGTGTTCACCGCGCCGCACCTGCAGTACTTCATGGACTCCCCCACCGAGGTGGGCCCGTTTGACCTGCGGAGCTGGACCGTCGCCGGGCCGGGTGGGCGCACGTACACGATCCGCTTGGCCGTGCACCACCTGGGCACCCCCGCCGAGCTGGACCGCTATGCCGAAAAGGCGGAGAAGGTGGTGGCCGAGCAGATCGCCACCTGGGGCGAGCCCGCGCCGTACGACTTCGGCACCTACACCTTCATCGCCGACTACCTGCCGTGGGCGGACGGCGACGGGATGGAGCATCGCAACTCCACCATCCTCACCTCCAGCAACTCCATCGCCCGCGCCGAGATGGGGCTGCTGGGCACGCTGTCGCACGAGTACTTCCACTCGTGGAACGTGGAGCGCGTGCGTCCCGCCTCGCTGGAGCCGTTCAGCTTCACCGAGGCCAACATGTCGGGCGAGCTATGGTTCGCCGAGGGGTTCACCAGCTACTTCGACGACCTGTTCATCCGCCGCGCCGGCATCGTGAACGACTCCGTGTACGCCATCTCCGCGGGAGGGATGGCGAACGCGGTGGTCAACGCACCGGGCCGGCGGTACTTCTCGCCGGTGGAGATGAGCATGCAGGCGCCGTTCGTGGACGCAGCCGTTTCCATCGACCCGCACAACCGCGGCAACACCTTTCTCAGCTACTACACTTGGGGATCAGGGATCGCGCTGGGGCTGGACCTGTCGCTGCGCAGCCGCTTCCGGAACGTCACCCTGGACGACTACATGCGGGCGGTGTGGCGCGAGTTCGGCCGGCCGCAGACGGAGGCGCTGGCCCCCGCGCGGCCGTACACGATGGCCGATCTGCGCCGCGTGCTGGGCGAGGTGACGGGCGACCGGGCGTTCGCGGACGACTTCTTCGCGCGCTACGTCGAGGGGCGCGAGGCGGTGGACTACGCCGCGCTCCTGGGCCGGGCCGGGTTCCTGCTGCGCAAGACGCAGCCGGGCCGCCCCTGGCTGGGCGCGCAGCTCGAGGACGTGCAGGGCGGAGGCGTGCGCATCGCCGGCTACCCGGCGGCCAACGGATCGCTCTACGCCGCGGGCTTCACCGCCGGCGACGTGATCCGCACGGTGGACGGGCAGGCGGTCGCCGACGCCGCGGCGCTTCGGTCCGTGCTGGAGCGCAAGCGGGCGGGAGACGTGATCCAGGCAGGGTACGAAACGCGCGGCGGAACGCGCCAGGCGACCATCACCCTGACCGAGAACCCCGCGCTGGAAGCGGTTCCGTACGAAGTCGCGGGGATGCGGGTGACGCCGGAGATGCGTGCCTTCCGCCAGTCGTGGCTGGGCTCGGGAGCCAGGCAGTGA